In the bacterium genome, one interval contains:
- a CDS encoding FAD/NAD(P)-binding protein, translating to MNGKNPYLPYPVRIDKITVETDDRNLKSFRLIFLKKEDEAAFQYTPGQFAELSLAGKGEIPIGIASSPTETGHLLFTVNKAGVVTQALHEMNEGDLMGVRGPLGKGFPLDLFEGKNVVFIGGGFAFTTLRSTIQYMLDPGNRSRFGHITVIYGARRPGLLLYKETLKEWEARDDIETHFTVDAGEEGWSGRVGFVPAVTEQVAPSSKDSFAIVCGPPIMIKFTMPVLTKLGFTPEQIIMSLENRMKCGIGICGKCNTGPKYVCKDGPVFTMAELNQIPTEY from the coding sequence ATGAACGGGAAGAACCCATACCTTCCATACCCGGTAAGGATAGACAAGATAACGGTAGAGACCGACGACCGGAACCTCAAGAGCTTCAGGCTCATATTCCTGAAAAAAGAGGATGAGGCAGCTTTTCAATACACCCCGGGACAGTTTGCCGAGCTATCATTGGCCGGCAAGGGTGAGATTCCCATAGGCATAGCCTCTTCACCCACAGAAACAGGTCACCTGCTCTTCACGGTGAACAAGGCTGGGGTGGTGACTCAGGCCCTTCACGAGATGAATGAAGGGGATCTGATGGGGGTAAGGGGCCCTCTGGGAAAGGGTTTTCCCCTGGATCTTTTCGAGGGCAAGAACGTGGTATTCATAGGAGGCGGTTTTGCCTTCACCACATTGCGATCCACCATTCAGTACATGCTTGACCCGGGCAATCGCTCACGTTTTGGTCATATAACAGTGATTTACGGGGCCAGACGTCCTGGGCTGCTGCTTTACAAGGAAACCCTCAAGGAATGGGAAGCCAGGGACGACATAGAGACCCACTTCACGGTGGATGCGGGGGAAGAGGGCTGGAGCGGCAGAGTTGGTTTTGTGCCTGCTGTGACCGAGCAGGTGGCCCCCAGCTCCAAGGACTCTTTTGCCATTGTTTGTGGTCCACCCATCATGATCAAATTCACCATGCCCGTACTGACAAAGCTGGGCTTTACCCCCGAGCAGATAATCATGTCTTTGGAAAACAGGATGAAGTGCGGCATAGGAATATGCGGGAAATGTAACACTGGTCCCAAGTATGTGTGCAAGGATGGCCCTGTGTTCACAATGGCCGAACTGAATCAGATTCCAACAGAATACTGA